The Polaribacter tangerinus genome has a segment encoding these proteins:
- the dnaB gene encoding replicative DNA helicase → MEKTNTIAGKKIDKSKIISLEKGKIPPQAVELEEAVLGAMMIDKKGIDDVIDILSADAFYDQKHQEVYAAIFELFQNSEPIDLLTVSNLLKKNGKLDFVGGDFFLIRLTQKVASSAHIEFHARIILQKYIQRKLISISSEIIENAYDDGTDVFDLLDDAEGKLFEVTQGNLKKSSEDAGSLVKQALRKIQEIGNKEGMSGLATGFTKLDALTSGWQPSDLVIIAARPGMGKTAFVISMAKNMAIDFGHGVAVFSLEMSSVQLITRMISSETGLTSEKLRKGNLEPHEWEQLNVKVKRLSDAPIFIDDTPSLSIFDLRAKARRLVSQHNVKIIVIDYLQLMTAGGKAGGNREQEISMISRNLKALAKELSVPVIALSQLSRAVETRGGSKRPLLSDLRESGAIEQDADIVSFIFRPEYYGMTEWDDDEHTPCEGQGEFIVAKHRNGGLDNIRLKFTGHLAKFSDLEEGFSSEFQSSMNTDSQQDSYSNEGGIEPKDAFGLDDDTVPF, encoded by the coding sequence ATGGAAAAAACGAATACAATTGCAGGTAAAAAAATAGATAAGTCTAAAATTATTAGTCTCGAAAAGGGTAAAATCCCACCACAGGCAGTAGAATTAGAAGAAGCTGTTTTAGGTGCAATGATGATTGATAAAAAAGGAATTGACGATGTTATAGACATTTTAAGTGCCGATGCTTTTTACGATCAGAAACACCAAGAAGTATATGCCGCAATTTTCGAATTATTTCAAAATTCAGAGCCAATCGATTTATTAACAGTTTCTAATCTTTTAAAAAAGAATGGCAAGTTAGATTTTGTGGGAGGAGATTTTTTCTTAATCCGTTTAACACAAAAAGTTGCCTCATCGGCGCACATTGAATTTCATGCAAGAATAATTCTTCAAAAATACATTCAACGAAAATTAATTTCAATTTCTAGTGAAATTATCGAAAATGCCTATGATGACGGAACAGACGTTTTTGATTTATTAGATGATGCCGAAGGAAAACTTTTCGAGGTTACTCAAGGAAACTTAAAAAAGAGCTCCGAAGATGCAGGTTCTCTGGTAAAACAAGCTCTTCGAAAAATTCAAGAAATAGGTAATAAAGAAGGAATGTCTGGTTTGGCAACAGGGTTTACAAAACTAGATGCATTAACTTCTGGTTGGCAACCTTCAGATTTGGTTATTATTGCTGCCAGACCTGGTATGGGAAAAACAGCTTTTGTAATTTCTATGGCAAAAAATATGGCGATTGATTTTGGTCATGGTGTTGCCGTTTTTTCTCTAGAGATGTCCTCAGTTCAGCTTATTACACGTATGATTTCTTCTGAAACTGGATTAACATCAGAAAAACTAAGAAAAGGAAACTTAGAGCCGCATGAGTGGGAGCAGTTAAATGTAAAAGTAAAAAGATTGTCTGATGCACCTATTTTTATTGATGATACGCCTTCTTTATCAATTTTCGATTTGCGTGCAAAAGCTAGAAGATTGGTGTCGCAGCACAATGTTAAAATAATTGTAATTGATTACCTTCAATTAATGACCGCCGGAGGAAAAGCAGGTGGCAATCGTGAACAAGAAATATCTATGATTTCTAGAAATTTAAAAGCATTAGCTAAAGAACTATCAGTTCCCGTTATAGCATTGTCTCAATTGTCTCGTGCCGTAGAAACACGTGGTGGTTCTAAAAGGCCTTTACTATCCGATTTGCGTGAATCTGGTGCAATAGAACAAGATGCAGATATTGTAAGCTTTATTTTTAGACCAGAATATTACGGAATGACAGAATGGGATGATGATGAGCACACTCCTTGTGAGGGTCAGGGAGAATTTATTGTTGCCAAACATAGAAATGGTGGTCTAGACAATATTCGATTAAAATTTACAGGACATTTAGCAAAGTTCTCCGATTTGGAAGAAGGATTTAGTTCTGAGTTTCAATCTTCAATGAATACAGATTCTCAGCAAGATTCTTATTCTAATGAAGGAGGCATAGAACCTAAAGACGCTTTTGGACTTGATGATGATACTGTTCCTTTTTAA
- a CDS encoding DUF3810 domain-containing protein, translating to MKWNTKHILLTIFLPVQILLVQWAAQNSTIVEHYYSRRIYVLISAILRRIFGWIPFSFGDVLLALLLFFGVRFFYRLIKHRFHNFFPKIIHFSAILSILYFCFYFFWGLNYYREPLAKNLNYQPQKYTTLQLTKVTEKIISQLNFYHLKIASNDTLKPKNPYNQNEMYEMAVAGYKNLSINFPLLEYKTPSIKSSLMSFLQTYNGTSGYMNPLTGEAQVNAKIPKTGYPTTICHEMAHQIGFAAENEANFIGFLAANYNENTYFKYASYRMAFSYCISEIRKRDTEKSAQLWQKVNKGIIKDFNDSYLFWQAYKNPFEPLIKKGYNAYLKANKQEKGIESYNYIVDLLISYFERENQHKTAI from the coding sequence ATGAAATGGAATACGAAACACATATTATTAACTATTTTTCTTCCTGTTCAAATACTATTAGTGCAATGGGCAGCACAAAATTCAACCATCGTTGAGCATTATTACTCGAGAAGAATATATGTATTAATATCTGCAATTCTAAGACGTATATTTGGTTGGATTCCTTTTTCTTTCGGTGATGTATTATTAGCGCTTTTATTATTTTTTGGAGTTCGTTTTTTTTACCGACTCATAAAACATAGATTTCATAATTTTTTTCCTAAAATTATACATTTCTCAGCTATTCTCTCAATACTATATTTTTGCTTTTATTTTTTTTGGGGATTAAATTACTATCGAGAACCTTTGGCTAAAAATTTAAACTATCAACCACAAAAATACACCACATTACAACTTACAAAAGTTACAGAAAAAATTATTAGCCAATTAAATTTTTATCACCTAAAAATAGCTAGTAATGATACTCTAAAGCCAAAAAACCCATACAACCAAAATGAAATGTACGAAATGGCTGTTGCCGGTTATAAAAATTTGTCTATTAATTTTCCTTTATTAGAGTATAAAACACCTTCTATAAAGAGCTCTTTAATGAGTTTTTTACAAACTTATAACGGAACATCTGGCTACATGAATCCGCTAACAGGAGAAGCCCAAGTAAATGCCAAAATTCCTAAAACTGGCTATCCTACAACAATTTGCCATGAAATGGCACATCAAATTGGTTTTGCTGCAGAAAATGAAGCAAATTTCATAGGTTTTTTGGCTGCAAATTATAATGAAAACACCTATTTTAAATATGCTAGCTATCGCATGGCATTTAGTTATTGTATCTCTGAAATTAGAAAAAGAGACACAGAAAAATCTGCGCAACTATGGCAAAAAGTAAATAAAGGAATAATTAAAGATTTTAACGATAGCTATCTGTTTTGGCAAGCTTATAAAAATCCATTTGAGCCGTTAATTAAAAAAGGGTACAACGCATACTTAAAAGCTAATAAACAAGAAAAGGGAATTGAATCTTATAACTATATTGTAGATTTATTGATTTCTTATTTTGAGAGAGAAAATCAACATAAAACTGCTATTTAG
- a CDS encoding amidohydrolase family protein, with protein MRKLLFFSLFLLALSLQSQDYFPTDAGVKTTENTMVALKNATIYVTPEKILKKGTLLLKDGKVLALGKSVNIPEGTKTIDVSGKTIYPSFIDLYANFGIKKPKRASGNARGTQYAASREGYYWNDHIRPDINPIKDFSFDAKKAKELLEAGFGVVNTHMQDGIIRGNGLLIALNPNSSDAYRILDTKSAQHLSFSKSVTSRQAYPGSIMGAIALLRQTYNDANWYASGNAKNKDLALEALNQNSNLPQIFETGNLLDALRADKIGDEFGIQYTIVGSGDEFERVADIKATNANFVIPVNFSNAYDVSNPLLAQQISLRDMRKWNQEPSNLKVLSDNGIPFSLTTRSLKTVKSFHKNLQKAIKYGFDKEKALAALTTIPAKIIGNSNIGNLNTGSYANFIITSGDVFDAKTTIYENWVLGDKIVINDMTIRDITGNYMLNVNNKNYEVAITGKGAKQSAAVKLGDKKISSKFSFKDNWISLTLNEDSGYTRMMGQIVNEANVMQGVAYDTEGNETSWSASKKVRKEIAKKKTKKKGDEAIVVLPVTYPNLGFGNKELPKETTMLIKNVTVWTGEDEGILKNTDVLLKNGKIAEIGKNLNARRAQIIDGSGKHLTAGIIDEHSHIATSAVNEWAQNSSAEVSIEDVVDPNDINIYRNLSGGTTTSQILHGSANPIGGRSAIIKLKWGENAENMIYDNSPKFIKFALGENVKQSRSPNGTRFPQTRMGVEQMFIDYFTRAQEYEKLKKSGKPYRKDDEMETLVEILNGERFISCHSYVQSEINMLMKVAEKFNFTVNTFTHILEGYKVADKMAQHGVGGSTFSDWWAYKYEVNDAIPYNAAIMHNAGVTVAINSDDREMSRRLNQEAAKTIKYGGMSELEAWKTVTINPAKLLHIDDRVGSIKVGKDADVVLWTNHPMSIYAKVDKTIIEGKVFFDRAQDKQKREAIKKEKSVLINMMLNEKMNGGKTKAPMKRADRNFECDTLEEF; from the coding sequence ATGAGAAAACTACTCTTTTTCTCCTTATTTCTATTGGCATTATCTTTGCAATCGCAAGATTATTTTCCAACAGATGCAGGAGTTAAAACTACAGAAAACACTATGGTTGCTTTAAAAAATGCAACTATTTATGTAACCCCCGAAAAAATTTTAAAAAAAGGAACATTACTTCTTAAAGATGGAAAAGTTTTAGCTTTAGGGAAATCTGTAAACATCCCCGAAGGAACAAAAACAATTGATGTTTCTGGCAAAACTATATACCCATCTTTTATAGATTTATATGCAAACTTCGGAATTAAAAAACCTAAGCGAGCTTCAGGTAACGCAAGAGGTACACAATATGCTGCCTCTAGAGAAGGTTATTATTGGAACGATCATATAAGACCAGATATTAACCCTATTAAAGACTTTTCTTTTGATGCTAAAAAAGCAAAAGAATTATTAGAAGCTGGTTTTGGTGTTGTAAATACCCATATGCAAGACGGAATTATTAGAGGAAACGGACTTCTTATAGCATTAAATCCTAATTCTTCTGATGCATACAGAATATTAGACACAAAATCTGCTCAGCATTTATCTTTTTCTAAAAGCGTTACCTCTAGGCAGGCCTACCCTGGCTCTATAATGGGAGCTATTGCATTATTGCGTCAAACCTATAACGATGCTAATTGGTATGCAAGCGGAAATGCTAAAAACAAAGATTTGGCCTTAGAAGCATTAAACCAAAACAGCAACCTGCCACAAATTTTTGAAACAGGAAATCTTTTAGATGCTTTGAGAGCAGATAAAATTGGTGATGAATTCGGAATACAGTATACTATAGTTGGCTCTGGTGATGAATTTGAGAGAGTTGCCGATATAAAAGCTACAAACGCAAACTTTGTTATTCCTGTTAACTTTAGCAATGCTTATGATGTATCGAACCCACTTTTGGCACAACAAATTTCTTTAAGAGATATGCGAAAATGGAATCAAGAACCTTCAAATTTAAAAGTTTTATCAGACAATGGTATTCCGTTTTCACTAACAACTCGTTCTTTAAAAACCGTAAAATCATTTCATAAAAACTTACAGAAAGCCATTAAATATGGTTTTGATAAAGAAAAAGCGTTAGCAGCATTAACAACTATTCCTGCAAAAATTATAGGAAACTCAAATATTGGTAACCTAAACACAGGCAGTTATGCTAACTTTATTATTACTTCTGGAGATGTTTTTGATGCAAAAACAACAATCTACGAAAACTGGGTTTTAGGAGATAAAATAGTAATTAATGATATGACTATTAGAGACATAACAGGCAATTATATGCTAAATGTTAATAATAAAAATTACGAAGTTGCTATAACAGGTAAAGGTGCCAAACAATCTGCAGCAGTTAAACTTGGTGATAAAAAAATATCTTCTAAATTCTCTTTTAAAGACAATTGGATTAGTCTAACTTTAAATGAAGATAGTGGATATACAAGAATGATGGGGCAAATTGTAAATGAAGCAAACGTTATGCAAGGTGTTGCTTATGATACCGAAGGCAATGAAACTTCTTGGTCTGCTAGTAAAAAAGTACGAAAAGAAATTGCTAAAAAGAAGACCAAGAAAAAAGGAGATGAAGCAATTGTTGTGCTCCCTGTAACCTACCCTAACCTTGGTTTTGGGAACAAAGAATTGCCGAAAGAAACTACCATGCTAATTAAAAATGTAACCGTTTGGACTGGTGAGGATGAAGGTATCTTAAAAAATACCGACGTACTTTTAAAAAACGGTAAAATTGCAGAAATTGGCAAAAACTTAAATGCGAGAAGAGCTCAAATTATCGATGGATCCGGCAAGCATCTTACTGCAGGTATTATAGATGAACATTCTCATATTGCTACTTCTGCAGTAAACGAATGGGCTCAAAACTCTTCTGCAGAGGTAAGTATAGAAGATGTAGTAGACCCTAATGACATAAACATTTACAGAAACCTTTCTGGAGGTACAACTACCTCGCAAATTTTACACGGATCTGCAAACCCAATTGGTGGTCGTTCGGCAATTATAAAACTGAAATGGGGAGAAAATGCAGAAAATATGATTTATGATAATTCTCCTAAATTTATAAAATTTGCCTTGGGTGAAAATGTAAAACAATCGAGAAGTCCGAACGGAACTCGTTTTCCACAAACAAGAATGGGGGTTGAACAAATGTTTATAGATTACTTTACAAGAGCCCAAGAATACGAAAAACTTAAAAAAAGTGGTAAACCTTATAGAAAGGATGATGAAATGGAAACTCTAGTTGAAATTTTAAACGGTGAGCGTTTTATCTCTTGTCACTCTTACGTGCAATCTGAAATTAATATGCTCATGAAAGTTGCCGAAAAATTTAACTTTACAGTAAATACATTTACACACATTTTAGAAGGTTATAAAGTGGCAGATAAAATGGCACAGCATGGAGTTGGCGGATCTACTTTTTCTGATTGGTGGGCATATAAATATGAAGTAAACGATGCAATACCATACAATGCCGCAATTATGCACAATGCAGGTGTAACTGTAGCCATTAATTCTGATGACAGAGAAATGTCTAGAAGACTAAATCAAGAAGCAGCAAAAACCATTAAATATGGTGGAATGAGTGAATTGGAAGCCTGGAAAACGGTAACTATTAACCCTGCAAAACTATTACATATAGATGATAGAGTTGGTAGTATTAAAGTAGGTAAAGATGCCGACGTAGTTCTTTGGACAAATCACCCGATGTCTATTTATGCAAAAGTTGACAAAACTATTATAGAGGGTAAGGTGTTTTTTGATAGAGCGCAAGACAAGCAAAAAAGAGAGGCAATTAAAAAAGAAAAAAGCGTTCTTATAAATATGATGCTAAATGAAAAAATGAATGGAGGAAAAACGAAAGCACCAATGAAAAGAGCTGACAGGAATTTTGAATGTGATACTTTAGAAGAATTTTAA
- a CDS encoding amidohydrolase family protein: MKKIIYSLLLFFCIGSINAQQTPADKQTKAYSIEGATAHLGNGKVIENSLLIFSEGKLTFVGSALQKIARQGTVINASGKHVYPGFIAANATLGLVEIDAVKASDDQREIGTMNPHIRSLIAYNAESKVVESMRPNGVLMAQVTPRGGLLSGTSSVVQLDAWNWEDAAIKVDDGIHMNWPTSFTSGRWWLGEDPALKPDPKYGEKLNNLKSYFEDAKLYLAGNKEKKHLPFQATEGLFNGTKKLYVHVDGQKEITDAIQLLKKVGIDNLVIVDADGADKVADLLVKNNIPVILPRPHRNPDNEDDAYDTTYTIAKTLTDKGVVVSLGMDGQMERMNTRNLPFYAGTFAAFGLDKEVALQLITLNTAKVLGIDSFTGSLEVGKDATLFISSGDALEMIGNQISDAFIQGRKISLETHQTTLWKRYSNKYKTK, from the coding sequence ATGAAAAAAATAATATATAGTTTGTTGCTTTTCTTCTGTATAGGAAGCATAAACGCACAACAAACGCCCGCAGACAAACAAACAAAAGCTTATTCAATAGAAGGTGCAACAGCACATCTTGGAAACGGAAAAGTTATAGAAAATTCTTTATTAATTTTTAGTGAAGGAAAATTGACTTTTGTAGGAAGCGCACTGCAAAAAATTGCAAGACAAGGTACTGTAATAAATGCAAGTGGTAAACATGTATATCCTGGTTTTATTGCTGCTAACGCTACACTAGGTTTAGTAGAAATTGATGCTGTAAAAGCAAGTGACGATCAAAGAGAAATAGGTACTATGAATCCGCATATTAGAAGTTTAATAGCTTACAATGCAGAAAGTAAAGTAGTAGAATCTATGCGACCAAACGGTGTATTAATGGCACAAGTTACCCCAAGAGGTGGCTTGCTTTCTGGTACGTCATCAGTTGTTCAGTTAGACGCTTGGAACTGGGAAGATGCTGCTATAAAAGTAGACGATGGTATTCATATGAATTGGCCTACTAGCTTTACATCTGGTCGGTGGTGGTTAGGAGAAGATCCTGCATTAAAACCAGACCCAAAGTACGGAGAGAAATTAAACAATTTAAAATCCTATTTTGAAGATGCTAAATTATATTTAGCAGGTAATAAAGAGAAAAAACACTTGCCTTTTCAAGCTACCGAAGGGTTATTTAACGGTACAAAAAAACTGTATGTTCATGTTGATGGTCAAAAAGAAATTACTGATGCTATTCAACTTCTTAAAAAGGTAGGTATTGATAATTTAGTAATTGTAGATGCTGATGGAGCAGACAAGGTTGCCGATTTATTGGTAAAAAACAACATACCAGTTATTTTACCAAGACCACACAGAAATCCTGATAATGAAGACGATGCCTATGACACTACCTATACAATTGCAAAAACCTTAACAGATAAAGGCGTTGTAGTTAGTTTAGGAATGGACGGACAAATGGAGCGAATGAATACTAGAAACCTTCCATTTTATGCAGGTACATTTGCTGCTTTTGGTTTAGATAAAGAAGTTGCCTTGCAATTAATTACACTAAATACAGCTAAAGTATTAGGTATAGATTCATTTACAGGTTCGCTAGAAGTTGGTAAAGATGCTACGTTGTTTATTTCTTCTGGTGATGCTTTAGAAATGATAGGTAATCAAATTTCTGACGCTTTTATACAAGGTAGAAAAATTAGTTTAGAAACTCACCAAACTACACTTTGGAAACGTTATTCTAATAAATACAAAACAAAGTAA
- a CDS encoding TrmH family RNA methyltransferase, translated as MKEITSIHNSTIKALVKLQEKSRERKKTGSFLIEGIKEIKLAIAANYQFDTILFYEDLISEKNVVSLFKTDVTCIKISKEVYEKLAYRDTTEGIIAVAKAKDFSLENIKFSTKTPLILVAESLEKPGNIGALLRTADAANIDAVFIANPKSDLYNSNIIRASLGCVFTNQIATGTTEEIINFLVEKKVQIFATTLQNSNAYFKENYQKASAIVVGTEATGLSTIFREAATQNINIPMQGQIDSMNVSVAAAIVLFEAKRQRNFKQ; from the coding sequence ATGAAAGAAATTACTAGCATTCATAACAGCACGATTAAAGCCCTTGTAAAATTGCAAGAAAAATCGCGTGAACGAAAAAAGACAGGGAGCTTTTTAATTGAAGGTATTAAAGAAATTAAATTAGCAATTGCTGCCAATTATCAATTTGACACAATTTTATTTTATGAAGATTTAATTTCCGAAAAAAATGTAGTTTCTCTTTTTAAAACGGATGTAACTTGTATAAAAATATCAAAAGAGGTTTATGAAAAATTAGCCTACAGAGATACTACAGAGGGAATTATTGCTGTTGCAAAAGCAAAAGACTTTTCGTTAGAAAACATTAAATTTTCAACTAAAACACCTCTAATATTGGTAGCTGAAAGTTTAGAAAAACCCGGAAACATTGGTGCACTATTAAGAACAGCAGATGCTGCAAATATAGATGCAGTATTTATAGCTAACCCAAAAAGCGATTTGTACAACTCTAATATTATAAGGGCAAGTTTAGGATGTGTTTTTACCAATCAAATTGCCACGGGTACAACTGAAGAAATTATTAATTTCTTAGTTGAAAAAAAGGTGCAAATTTTTGCGACAACTTTACAAAACTCAAATGCATACTTTAAAGAAAACTATCAAAAAGCTAGCGCTATTGTTGTAGGCACAGAAGCAACTGGCTTAAGTACTATTTTTAGAGAGGCTGCAACACAAAATATAAATATACCTATGCAAGGTCAAATAGATTCTATGAATGTTTCTGTTGCCGCTGCAATTGTATTATTTGAAGCTAAAAGACAACGTAATTTTAAACAATAA
- a CDS encoding M48 family metallopeptidase, producing MTPTLLFYIIIGILVINYSIQEILNGLNSKHFNNKIPDELEDVYDKENYKKSQAYKKINHKFSLLTNTFSLLITISFYFVDGFRIVDDFVRNYSSHSIVIALLFFGCIIFANSLLNLPFSYYKIFVIEEKFGFNKATKKTFFLDLIKSGILTIVLGGAILALIVFFYQQFTETFWIYAWLAIGVFSVLINLFYAQIFVPLFNKQTSLEKGPLKDEIEKYAETVNFRINNIFVIDGSKRSTKANAYFSGFGNQKRITLYDTLINDLETNEIVAVLAHEVGHYRKKHILYNLLISILITGITLYLLSLCIQSSLLSNALGISVPSFHIGLIAFGILYLPISEFTNLCMNYMSRKFEYQADNFAKETYSAAPLISALKKLSKNSLSNLTPHSWYVSMYYSHPTLLNRIKNLKK from the coding sequence ATGACTCCTACCCTACTTTTCTATATAATTATAGGTATTTTAGTTATTAATTATAGTATTCAAGAAATTTTAAATGGCTTAAATAGTAAACATTTTAACAACAAAATACCCGATGAACTAGAAGATGTTTATGACAAAGAAAACTACAAAAAATCTCAGGCCTACAAAAAAATAAATCATAAATTTTCTTTACTAACAAATACCTTTTCTTTGCTAATTACAATATCGTTCTATTTTGTAGATGGTTTTAGAATTGTTGATGATTTTGTAAGAAATTACAGCTCACATTCCATAGTAATTGCGTTGTTGTTTTTTGGATGTATCATTTTTGCAAACAGTCTTTTAAACCTCCCTTTTTCTTATTACAAAATATTTGTAATTGAAGAAAAGTTTGGCTTTAATAAAGCTACTAAAAAAACTTTTTTTTTAGACCTCATAAAAAGCGGCATTTTAACAATAGTACTAGGTGGCGCTATCCTAGCACTTATTGTATTTTTTTACCAACAATTTACAGAAACTTTTTGGATATATGCGTGGCTAGCAATAGGAGTTTTCTCGGTACTGATAAATCTGTTTTATGCACAAATATTTGTTCCTTTATTTAACAAACAAACTTCTTTAGAAAAAGGACCTCTGAAAGATGAAATTGAAAAGTATGCAGAAACAGTAAATTTTAGGATAAACAATATATTTGTTATTGACGGATCTAAAAGATCTACAAAAGCTAATGCATATTTCTCTGGTTTTGGAAATCAAAAAAGAATTACTCTTTACGATACTTTAATTAACGATTTAGAAACAAATGAAATAGTAGCTGTTTTAGCGCATGAGGTTGGTCATTACAGAAAGAAACACATATTATACAACTTGTTAATTTCTATACTAATAACTGGTATTACACTCTATTTATTATCACTATGTATCCAATCTAGCTTGTTATCTAATGCTCTTGGCATTTCTGTTCCTAGCTTTCATATTGGTCTTATTGCATTCGGCATATTATATTTACCTATCTCAGAATTTACAAATTTATGCATGAATTATATGTCGCGAAAATTTGAATATCAAGCAGATAATTTTGCAAAAGAAACATATTCAGCTGCTCCGTTAATTTCGGCGTTAAAAAAATTATCTAAAAATAGTTTGAGCAACTTAACACCTCATTCCTGGTATGTAAGTATGTATTACTCTCATCCAACTTTGTTGAACAGAATAAAAAATCTTAAAAAATAG